From the Acetobacter aceti genome, one window contains:
- a CDS encoding acetyl-CoA carboxylase biotin carboxylase subunit encodes MRDIRTVLIANRGEIALRIVRACRLLGLRTVGIYSEADVGLAHLQLVDQALCIGPAMATQSYLDGERILRAADLTDADAIHPGYGFLSENPDFAEAVERAGRVLIGPTSSVMRLMGDKISARCAMQANNVPCLPGSDTALPADPDGIYAVCDAIGYPLIVKAAGGGGGRGMRVVQEADELFDAVANASKEAGVAFGNPAVYAERFLEAPRHVEIQILADSYGNAVWLGARDCSVQRRHQKLIEEAPPPGIPEDQIMDLGVACASAAARIGYTGAGTFEFLYEDGSFHFIEMNTRIQVEHPVTEMTTGIDIVREQILIATGARLSFTQNDIQSSGHAIECRINAEDPETFRPAPGSIKTWRPPGGPGVRVDTHIHDGYVVPPYYDSLIAKVIVHGSDRNDAIHRMEAALMEMRVEGILTTASQQILLLNDPVFREGVFTVHALDRRRDGGAA; translated from the coding sequence ATGCGTGACATCCGGACTGTTCTTATTGCCAACCGGGGAGAAATAGCCCTGCGCATCGTGCGCGCATGCAGGCTGCTTGGTCTGCGTACGGTAGGTATCTATTCTGAAGCTGATGTTGGTCTGGCCCATTTGCAACTGGTGGACCAGGCCCTGTGTATTGGTCCTGCAATGGCTACGCAAAGTTATCTGGATGGTGAACGCATCCTACGTGCTGCTGATCTGACCGATGCAGACGCCATTCATCCGGGTTATGGTTTTCTTTCAGAAAATCCGGATTTTGCAGAAGCGGTCGAACGGGCGGGACGTGTTCTCATCGGTCCGACATCATCTGTCATGCGTCTGATGGGCGACAAGATCAGTGCGCGATGCGCCATGCAGGCCAACAACGTTCCCTGTCTGCCGGGATCAGATACGGCGCTACCGGCCGATCCTGACGGAATTTACGCAGTTTGTGATGCGATCGGGTATCCATTGATTGTGAAGGCGGCGGGTGGCGGTGGCGGTAGAGGGATGCGCGTCGTGCAAGAAGCTGATGAGCTATTCGATGCGGTTGCAAACGCCAGCAAGGAAGCGGGTGTCGCTTTTGGAAATCCGGCTGTCTATGCTGAGCGTTTTCTTGAGGCGCCGCGGCATGTGGAAATTCAGATTCTCGCAGACTCTTACGGCAATGCTGTTTGGCTGGGTGCGCGTGACTGTTCGGTGCAGAGACGTCATCAGAAATTGATTGAGGAGGCACCGCCCCCGGGTATTCCTGAAGATCAAATCATGGATCTTGGTGTCGCTTGTGCCAGCGCCGCCGCACGGATCGGCTACACGGGTGCGGGTACATTCGAATTTCTTTATGAAGACGGATCCTTCCATTTTATCGAGATGAATACCCGTATTCAAGTTGAGCACCCGGTGACCGAGATGACGACCGGCATCGATATTGTTCGCGAACAAATCCTGATTGCGACAGGGGCACGGTTGTCTTTCACTCAGAATGATATCCAGAGCAGCGGTCATGCGATTGAATGTAGAATAAACGCGGAAGATCCGGAAACATTCAGACCTGCACCGGGTTCTATCAAAACATGGCGACCACCCGGTGGACCCGGTGTTCGGGTGGATACCCATATCCATGATGGTTATGTCGTTCCGCCATATTATGATTCCCTGATCGCTAAAGTGATCGTGCATGGTTCTGACAGGAACGATGCCATCCATCGAATGGAGGCTGCTCTGATGGAAATGCGGGTGGAGGGGATTCTGACGACGGCGTCCCAGCAGATACTCCTTCTGAATGACCCGGTTTTCCGTGAGGGGGTATTCACCGTTCATGCCCTCGACAGGCGTCGGGATGGAGGAGCGGCATGA